One segment of Olsenella uli DSM 7084 DNA contains the following:
- the purE gene encoding 5-(carboxyamino)imidazole ribonucleotide mutase, which produces MADAPLVGIIMGSKSDLPAMEACIKQLEEFGVPYELVVASAHRAPTKVREWSSTAAERGIRVIIAAAGKAAHLGGVVAAYTPLPIVGVPMKTSDLGGMDSLLSMVQMPAGVPVACVAIGGSRNAAIYATQILGTALPAYATKVAEFKRQMAEA; this is translated from the coding sequence ATGGCAGACGCACCACTCGTGGGGATCATCATGGGCTCCAAATCGGACCTTCCGGCCATGGAGGCCTGCATCAAGCAGCTCGAGGAGTTTGGCGTTCCCTACGAGCTCGTCGTCGCCTCGGCACACCGCGCCCCCACCAAGGTGCGTGAGTGGTCGTCCACCGCAGCCGAGCGTGGCATCAGGGTCATCATCGCCGCGGCTGGCAAGGCCGCCCATCTGGGCGGCGTCGTTGCCGCGTACACCCCGCTGCCCATCGTCGGGGTTCCCATGAAGACCTCCGATCTGGGAGGCATGGACTCGCTGCTATCCATGGTGCAGATGCCTGCCGGCGTTCCCGTCGCCTGCGTTGCCATCGGGGGCTCCAGGAACGCGGCGATCTACGCCACGCAGATCCTGGGCACTGCGCTCCCCGCATACGCCACCAAGGTTGCGGAATTCAAGCGGCAGATGGCGGAGGCGTAG
- the srtB gene encoding class B sortase, giving the protein MAKHSAPHHAGNVTPPLSAVPSAARRPPAPRRPSASRVVSNVLIALGIILLLVAAGLWGFAQWRYHEQDVQNQKLAAYVQLPTEEQSSEAPVVDWAGLKAINGDVVGWLYVPGTTINYPVYQGDDNEYYLRHSAEGDWIIAGQLFMDYENSTPGMVDNQSIIYGHHLKNGTMFEQVAAMDDQSRFDEITTVWYVTETGSFELEPLMLYYTDPDDQNVRQFTFESTDAFHSYLGALLSKAVTRRGDAEQVIQGAEHVLTMSTCNYYDGYGRTILVCVPKSEANASASS; this is encoded by the coding sequence ATGGCAAAGCACAGCGCCCCACACCACGCCGGCAACGTTACCCCGCCGCTCTCGGCAGTGCCCTCGGCTGCACGCCGGCCCCCCGCCCCCCGCAGGCCGTCCGCCTCCCGCGTCGTCTCCAACGTCCTGATCGCCCTCGGCATCATCCTGCTGCTGGTCGCAGCGGGTCTCTGGGGATTCGCCCAGTGGCGCTATCACGAGCAGGACGTGCAAAACCAAAAGCTTGCGGCTTACGTCCAGCTACCTACGGAGGAACAGTCCTCGGAGGCCCCCGTGGTCGACTGGGCCGGTCTCAAGGCCATCAACGGCGACGTGGTCGGTTGGCTCTACGTGCCGGGAACCACCATCAACTATCCCGTCTACCAAGGCGACGACAACGAGTACTACCTCCGTCACTCGGCCGAGGGCGACTGGATCATCGCTGGCCAGCTCTTCATGGACTACGAGAACAGCACCCCCGGCATGGTAGACAACCAGAGCATCATCTACGGTCATCACCTCAAGAACGGCACGATGTTCGAGCAGGTAGCCGCCATGGACGACCAGTCACGCTTCGACGAGATCACGACCGTCTGGTACGTCACCGAGACGGGATCCTTCGAACTCGAGCCGCTGATGCTCTACTACACCGACCCTGATGACCAGAACGTGCGACAGTTCACCTTCGAGAGCACGGATGCCTTCCATAGCTACCTGGGTGCCCTGCTGTCCAAGGCCGTCACCAGGCGCGGTGATGCCGAGCAGGTCATCCAGGGCGCGGAGCACGTCCTGACGATGTCCACTTGCAACTACTATGACGGCTACGGCCGCACGATCTTGGTCTGCGTTCCCAAGAGCGAGGCCAATGCCTCCGCGTCCAGCTAG
- the purF gene encoding amidophosphoribosyltransferase, translated as MRDPSDLPRSVFADEDGDALHEECGVFGVWAPGRDVARLTYFALRALQHRGQESAGIAVGNGHTVLVRKDLGLVSTVFSDNDLAAMPGKVAVGHVRYGTSGARSWEAAQPHFSTINDVIIALAHNGTLVNSDMLRGELVRLGVPFRSNTDSEVAAKLIGYYTEQTSHLRDGIRHTMSLIEGGYAMALVRENALYAFRDPNGIRPLVLGHIPAHQASDAVCDDGGLGDVPLGEGWVVASETCALDIVGARYVRDVRPGELIRISDDGLMSEEGTVPRACASCIFEEVYFSRPDSIVGGHSVYSMRYAMGRQLAREAPVEADLIIGVPDSGLPPAEGFAHELGVPFGEGLIKNRYVARTFIQPTQELRRLGVRLKLNALRDNVAGKRIVMVDDSIVRGTTSKQIVRMLKDAGATEVHVRINCPEVKWPCFYGIDTDVQEQLISATRGVEEVREFIEADSLAFLSLAGLHCCVPHGGRCTACYDGHYPVPIPASFSAGKFLPGFAPVFGGVVAPGCGGA; from the coding sequence GTGAGAGACCCGTCTGATCTCCCGCGTTCCGTATTTGCTGACGAGGACGGAGACGCGCTGCACGAGGAGTGCGGCGTCTTCGGTGTCTGGGCTCCGGGTCGTGACGTCGCCCGCCTGACTTACTTCGCCCTGCGCGCGCTGCAGCACCGCGGCCAGGAGTCTGCGGGCATCGCCGTGGGCAACGGGCACACCGTGCTGGTCCGCAAGGACCTGGGCCTGGTGAGCACGGTCTTCTCGGACAACGACCTGGCGGCCATGCCCGGGAAGGTCGCCGTAGGTCACGTGCGCTATGGGACCTCGGGCGCCCGCAGCTGGGAGGCCGCCCAGCCTCACTTCTCCACGATCAACGACGTGATCATCGCTCTGGCACACAACGGGACGCTGGTCAACTCGGACATGCTTCGTGGCGAGCTGGTGCGCTTGGGAGTGCCGTTTCGGTCCAATACGGACTCCGAGGTTGCGGCCAAGCTGATTGGCTACTACACCGAGCAGACCAGCCACCTGCGTGACGGCATCCGCCACACCATGTCCCTCATCGAGGGGGGCTATGCCATGGCTCTCGTGCGCGAGAATGCCCTCTATGCCTTCCGTGACCCCAACGGCATCCGACCGCTTGTGCTGGGGCACATCCCCGCCCACCAGGCTTCAGATGCCGTCTGCGATGATGGTGGCCTTGGGGACGTCCCGCTTGGCGAAGGCTGGGTCGTCGCGTCCGAGACCTGCGCCCTGGACATCGTCGGTGCCCGCTACGTGCGCGACGTCCGTCCCGGAGAGCTTATCCGCATCAGCGATGACGGCTTGATGTCCGAGGAGGGGACCGTCCCGCGAGCCTGCGCCAGCTGCATCTTCGAGGAGGTCTACTTCTCGCGTCCCGATTCCATCGTGGGCGGCCATTCGGTCTACTCCATGCGTTATGCCATGGGTCGGCAGCTGGCTCGCGAGGCCCCGGTTGAGGCCGACCTGATCATCGGCGTGCCTGACAGTGGTCTCCCGCCTGCGGAGGGCTTCGCGCATGAGCTGGGCGTGCCGTTTGGGGAGGGGCTCATCAAGAACCGCTATGTGGCGCGCACCTTCATCCAGCCCACGCAGGAACTCCGTCGCCTGGGCGTCCGTCTCAAGCTCAACGCGCTGCGCGATAACGTCGCAGGAAAGCGCATCGTGATGGTGGATGACTCCATCGTCCGCGGCACCACGTCAAAGCAGATCGTCCGTATGCTCAAGGACGCGGGTGCCACCGAGGTCCATGTCCGCATCAACTGTCCCGAGGTCAAGTGGCCGTGCTTCTACGGAATCGACACCGACGTCCAGGAACAGCTGATCTCGGCCACGAGGGGCGTCGAGGAGGTCCGCGAGTTCATCGAGGCGGACTCGCTCGCCTTCCTCTCGCTGGCCGGCCTGCATTGCTGCGTCCCGCACGGCGGCCGATGTACCGCCTGCTACGACGGCCATTATCCGGTGCCCATACCCGCGTCCTTCTCGGCGGGGAAGTTCCTGCCCGGCTTCGCTCCCGTCTTTGGGGGCGTGGTGGCCCCGGGATGCGGGGGAGCCTAA
- the purM gene encoding phosphoribosylformylglycinamidine cyclo-ligase — MESSQAKHVTYADAGVDVDEGARAVDAIRDAVRATSRPEVIGGLGGFGSCFSMKSFKGMEDPVLVSGTDGVGTKLAVAQLLGRHDTVGQDLVAMCVDDVVPIGAEPLFFLDYIAIGKLRAEQVEEIVRGIAEGCRLSGCALVGGEMAEHPGVMDPDDYDLAGFVVGVVDRPKMIGPDKVRVGDAILGLPSSGIHSNGYSLVRKVAIEGRTLDELNAPLDELGGESLADAVLRPTTIYAGKLMRVLRDGAPIHAMAHITGGGITENLNRALPTGVDAAVDRGGEDGPAWDVPPIIDYCVRAAGLTPDEAYRTFNMGVGMSLIVAPADVDRIRDMLALEGLDSFVMGSCVPGAGKVIYR; from the coding sequence ATGGAGAGCTCGCAGGCCAAGCATGTGACATACGCCGATGCAGGCGTCGATGTGGACGAGGGCGCCCGCGCGGTCGACGCCATCAGGGACGCCGTCAGGGCGACGAGCCGCCCTGAGGTCATTGGTGGCTTGGGCGGCTTTGGCTCGTGCTTCTCCATGAAGTCGTTCAAGGGCATGGAGGATCCCGTCCTGGTGTCTGGCACGGACGGCGTGGGCACCAAGCTCGCCGTCGCCCAACTGCTGGGCCGCCATGACACCGTGGGCCAGGACCTGGTCGCCATGTGCGTGGATGACGTGGTGCCCATCGGTGCGGAGCCACTGTTCTTCCTGGACTACATCGCCATCGGCAAACTCAGGGCCGAGCAGGTGGAGGAGATCGTTCGCGGCATCGCCGAGGGCTGCAGGCTCTCTGGCTGCGCGCTCGTGGGTGGTGAGATGGCCGAGCATCCTGGTGTCATGGACCCGGACGACTATGACCTGGCGGGCTTCGTCGTGGGCGTGGTTGACCGTCCTAAGATGATAGGGCCCGACAAGGTCCGCGTGGGCGACGCCATCCTGGGCCTTCCAAGCTCGGGCATCCACTCCAATGGCTACTCGCTGGTACGTAAGGTTGCCATCGAGGGCAGGACCCTCGACGAGCTCAACGCCCCCCTCGACGAGCTGGGAGGCGAGTCCCTGGCAGACGCCGTGCTGCGTCCCACCACCATCTACGCTGGGAAGCTGATGAGAGTCCTTCGAGACGGTGCGCCCATCCATGCGATGGCGCACATCACCGGCGGAGGCATCACCGAGAACCTCAACAGGGCACTGCCCACTGGGGTTGATGCGGCAGTCGATCGCGGCGGTGAGGATGGCCCCGCCTGGGACGTGCCGCCCATCATCGACTACTGCGTGCGCGCGGCCGGACTTACGCCGGACGAGGCTTACAGGACCTTCAACATGGGCGTGGGGATGAGCCTCATCGTCGCCCCCGCTGATGTCGATCGCATTCGGGACATGCTGGCGCTCGAGGGGCTCGATTCCTTCGTGATGGGGTCCTGCGTCCCCGGTGCGGGCAAGGTGATCTACCGATGA
- the purN gene encoding phosphoribosylglycinamide formyltransferase, which yields MSAQGAGARRPIKLGVLISGSGTNLQAIIDRIAAGALDATIEMVISSRPSAYGLKRAEDAGIQTMTLSKEIYADPIQADEVIATALRARGVDYVIMAGYMRMVHAPILRAFENHVVNLHPALLPSFKGAHAIQDAFDRGVKVTGVTVHFADDRYDCGPIIAQRALSVGEDWSVAELEEHIHTLEHELYPDVIQLLSEGRVHVGADGRVSVDE from the coding sequence ATGAGCGCGCAAGGGGCTGGCGCTCGTCGCCCCATCAAGCTGGGTGTCCTCATCTCGGGATCCGGCACCAACCTGCAGGCCATCATCGACCGCATCGCTGCAGGTGCGCTCGATGCCACGATTGAGATGGTGATCTCCTCCCGACCCAGCGCGTATGGCCTGAAACGTGCGGAGGACGCCGGCATACAGACCATGACCCTCTCCAAGGAGATCTACGCCGACCCCATCCAGGCCGACGAGGTCATCGCAACGGCGCTACGGGCTCGTGGCGTGGACTATGTCATCATGGCCGGTTACATGCGCATGGTCCACGCGCCCATCCTGCGAGCATTCGAGAATCATGTGGTCAACTTGCATCCGGCGCTACTGCCCAGCTTCAAGGGGGCGCATGCCATCCAGGACGCCTTCGACCGCGGCGTCAAGGTGACGGGCGTCACGGTCCACTTTGCGGACGATCGCTACGATTGCGGTCCCATCATCGCCCAGAGGGCCTTGTCGGTGGGGGAGGACTGGTCCGTGGCCGAGCTCGAGGAGCACATCCACACCCTCGAGCACGAACTCTATCCGGACGTGATCCAGCTCTTGTCCGAGGGTCGCGTGCACGTCGGCGCCGACGGGCGGGTCTCTGTGGACGAATAG
- a CDS encoding Spy0128 family protein — MTDEYYGWSYISNGVYGSWKQGTDADVKTTVKLYTVGDEPGDGEAIVGKSSAPEVLNGQGSISKTQINGGDSFTIQGVINDANWDWNPLQEPVLYAIMPEGFSYSDLNVTEGTLGDPEFVGSFDRNGTEVKVWKYPIDIGDGTRGQYQPDFSIKSMKLSMTVSTNKLAAKGVYHINDFVGFTTKDFKDIGAVIKSEKWDRSNWNTDKYTALFGDKVNSGETMVSLSEGRGITVDQASEIAAASTFSVKDGQTGDVTDFAYDPANKPATTAVLQKGDTATVRIAVRNNAGVEASSTSLFVPLLSKATNLGDSFTPEGSTELPLKLASVSASSNYAVKYLKLSAGKTYDVNHAPRPGDYTEVDDPSEADMLLLESTRPLEANEGGYVAVSYAVNDTVGSACNDKRDVFNTVLDYDIEGNHSTLTLATNAATFAGTDVLLTKVWNDGNDAGKLRPTPDAFAAALTLTSDKGIDLSAFAPQVKDKGDGTYEVSYRGLPKYKGNAGNIVAYTLTEGDIAHYTTDSASIQGSGTTVEGTITNTYAPRPTTHDPAVEKKIEGPKPSSPDTFSFVLKRTDASFPMPAGSDGDTKTITVEGAGSPEFGDIAFTLPGTYTYTITETKGGAACTYDGSSYALTYEVADDGQGKLRVKRSMTKTVDGTTTVVDLGAQGDAIGAVFTNVYPTPDIPTPTPNNPTSPDRPKATKVRKTVGTQALPQTGDGTSSPVGLLALSALVLASGSVVRWHKGQ; from the coding sequence GTGACCGATGAGTACTATGGCTGGAGCTACATCTCCAACGGCGTGTACGGATCCTGGAAGCAGGGAACCGATGCCGACGTGAAGACCACGGTCAAGCTCTACACGGTTGGGGACGAACCGGGCGACGGAGAGGCCATCGTCGGCAAGTCGAGCGCACCCGAGGTGCTCAACGGACAGGGTTCCATCAGCAAGACCCAGATCAACGGCGGCGACTCGTTCACGATCCAAGGCGTCATCAACGATGCCAACTGGGATTGGAATCCTCTGCAAGAGCCTGTCCTCTACGCCATCATGCCCGAGGGGTTCTCCTACAGCGACCTGAACGTCACGGAAGGCACGCTTGGCGATCCCGAGTTCGTAGGGTCGTTCGACAGGAACGGCACCGAGGTCAAGGTCTGGAAATACCCCATCGACATCGGCGATGGAACGCGCGGCCAGTACCAGCCCGATTTTTCCATCAAGAGCATGAAGCTGAGCATGACGGTCAGCACCAACAAGCTCGCTGCGAAGGGCGTGTACCATATCAACGACTTCGTGGGATTCACCACGAAGGACTTCAAGGATATCGGTGCGGTCATCAAGAGCGAGAAGTGGGATCGCAGCAACTGGAACACCGATAAGTACACGGCGCTGTTCGGCGACAAGGTGAACTCCGGCGAGACGATGGTGTCTCTGTCCGAAGGCCGTGGCATCACCGTCGACCAGGCGTCCGAAATCGCCGCCGCCTCGACGTTCTCCGTGAAGGACGGGCAGACCGGCGACGTGACCGATTTCGCGTACGACCCGGCGAACAAGCCGGCCACCACCGCCGTTCTTCAGAAGGGCGATACCGCTACGGTCCGCATTGCCGTGCGGAACAACGCCGGCGTCGAGGCCTCTTCCACATCGCTGTTCGTGCCGCTGCTGTCCAAGGCCACAAACCTGGGGGATTCGTTCACGCCCGAGGGCTCGACCGAATTGCCGCTCAAGCTTGCGTCGGTCTCGGCCTCGTCCAACTACGCGGTGAAGTACCTCAAGCTGAGCGCCGGCAAAACGTACGACGTGAACCACGCTCCGCGGCCCGGCGATTACACCGAGGTCGACGACCCGTCCGAGGCCGATATGCTGCTTCTGGAATCCACCAGGCCCCTTGAGGCCAACGAGGGCGGCTACGTCGCCGTGTCCTACGCGGTGAACGATACGGTAGGTTCCGCCTGCAATGACAAGCGCGACGTGTTCAATACCGTCCTTGACTACGACATCGAAGGCAATCACTCCACATTGACGCTCGCCACCAATGCGGCGACCTTCGCAGGAACCGATGTGCTCCTGACCAAGGTTTGGAACGACGGCAACGATGCGGGCAAGCTGCGCCCGACCCCCGATGCCTTCGCGGCCGCGCTCACGCTTACGTCCGACAAGGGCATCGACCTGAGCGCCTTCGCGCCGCAGGTCAAGGACAAGGGCGACGGCACATATGAGGTGTCGTACCGGGGTCTTCCCAAGTACAAGGGGAATGCGGGCAATATCGTCGCCTACACGCTGACCGAGGGCGACATCGCGCATTACACGACGGATTCCGCGTCCATCCAGGGCAGCGGCACCACGGTGGAGGGGACCATCACCAACACCTACGCCCCTCGGCCGACCACGCATGATCCTGCGGTGGAGAAGAAGATAGAAGGGCCGAAGCCCTCGAGCCCCGACACCTTCTCGTTCGTGCTGAAGCGCACCGATGCGTCGTTCCCCATGCCCGCGGGCAGCGACGGCGATACGAAGACGATTACGGTCGAGGGCGCGGGCAGCCCCGAATTCGGCGACATCGCGTTCACCCTGCCGGGAACCTATACGTACACGATCACCGAAACGAAGGGGGGCGCCGCCTGCACCTACGACGGATCCTCGTATGCGCTGACGTACGAAGTGGCGGACGACGGTCAAGGCAAGCTTCGGGTGAAGCGGTCCATGACGAAGACCGTCGACGGCACGACCACGGTCGTCGACCTGGGTGCCCAGGGCGATGCCATCGGGGCGGTGTTCACCAACGTCTATCCCACGCCCGACATCCCGACGCCTACCCCGAACAACCCGACGTCCCCCGACCGGCCCAAGGCAACGAAGGTCCGAAAGACCGTCGGGACGCAGGCCCTCCCGCAGACCGGTGATGGCACGTCCTCGCCTGTTGGACTGCTTGCCCTATCTGCGCTTGTGCTTGCGTCGGGTTCTGTCGTACGCTGGCATAAAGGTCAGTAG
- a CDS encoding alpha/beta fold hydrolase, which produces MTIHEFGEENEGTIVLFHPLGVRWDVFNFVIPILREDYHLVIPAIPGFDPDAPEADFTSVEQVADEVAAWLVGHGFGHVTCLYGCSMGGAIVARMLAVGKAGADCAVMDGGMTPYRLWRPLTYLIGARDFAMMEIGKHMSVQALRGVFDPGKYTEDDLGYIKEAMHGMSAKTIWRSFYSCNNYPMPRPVPPVGCRVAYWYGSDERRARRWDIAYVREAFPCARIVENEGMGHAEFFTLHPEEFCERLTAWMRLPA; this is translated from the coding sequence ATGACCATCCATGAGTTCGGCGAGGAGAACGAGGGGACCATCGTCTTGTTCCACCCCCTTGGCGTGCGCTGGGACGTCTTCAATTTTGTGATACCGATATTGAGGGAAGACTATCACCTCGTTATCCCGGCAATTCCCGGCTTCGACCCGGACGCGCCGGAGGCGGACTTCACGAGCGTGGAACAGGTCGCCGACGAGGTGGCCGCATGGCTCGTGGGGCATGGCTTCGGACATGTCACGTGCCTTTACGGCTGCTCCATGGGCGGGGCCATCGTGGCCCGGATGCTGGCGGTCGGGAAGGCGGGCGCCGACTGCGCCGTGATGGACGGCGGCATGACCCCGTATCGGCTCTGGAGGCCGCTGACCTACCTGATCGGCGCCCGTGACTTCGCGATGATGGAGATCGGCAAGCACATGAGCGTCCAGGCGCTGCGAGGCGTGTTCGACCCTGGGAAGTACACGGAGGACGACCTCGGGTACATCAAGGAGGCCATGCACGGCATGAGCGCGAAGACCATCTGGCGCTCGTTCTACTCCTGCAACAACTACCCCATGCCGAGGCCCGTGCCGCCCGTCGGCTGCCGGGTGGCGTACTGGTACGGCTCCGACGAGAGGAGGGCGCGGAGGTGGGACATCGCGTACGTTCGCGAGGCGTTCCCCTGTGCGCGGATCGTCGAGAACGAAGGGATGGGCCACGCGGAGTTCTTCACGCTGCACCCGGAGGAGTTCTGCGAGAGGCTGACCGCGTGGATGCGCCTGCCGGCATAG
- the rlmD gene encoding 23S rRNA (uracil(1939)-C(5))-methyltransferase RlmD, whose amino-acid sequence MSFRTYTCPISRHCGGCEWLAVPYPIQLRRKQSMMEELLGPVAGRDGARLGRIHGMEEPVSFRHKAATPFSPTRGGAIRSGFYAAGTHRIVDCDACLVEDPRARPILNDVACICAQVGIHAYQEDRGRGILRHAVVRCGYATDDILLTLVTNGQQLPRSNELVEGIVRSHPEVTSIVQNVNQRRTNAILGRECRTLFGPGVMHDKLLGCTFEIGPTSFYQTNPRQTEVLYALAVEAAGLRGGERVLDAYCGTGTIGICAAAATRRRGAEVQDVRVIGVEQVGDAVACARRNATANGLGGSCSFVREDATAFMRKAAGCGEGRFDVVFMDPPRAGSTPAFIHGVAGLAPHRVVYISCNPTTQARDLKEFQQLGYAVSTVELVDMFPHTKHVETIALMTRNGGEWTRGQGPCGECEEE is encoded by the coding sequence ATGAGCTTTCGCACGTACACCTGTCCCATATCCCGCCATTGCGGAGGCTGCGAGTGGCTCGCTGTTCCCTACCCCATCCAACTGAGGCGCAAGCAGTCCATGATGGAGGAGCTCCTGGGTCCCGTGGCGGGGCGCGACGGTGCAAGGCTGGGACGAATCCACGGCATGGAAGAGCCCGTCTCCTTTCGTCACAAGGCCGCAACGCCCTTCTCGCCCACGAGGGGAGGGGCCATCCGCTCGGGCTTCTATGCCGCCGGCACGCACCGTATCGTGGATTGTGACGCCTGCCTTGTCGAAGACCCACGCGCTCGGCCCATCCTGAATGACGTCGCGTGCATCTGCGCACAGGTAGGCATCCATGCCTACCAGGAGGACCGTGGGCGGGGGATCCTGCGACACGCGGTGGTGCGCTGTGGCTACGCCACGGACGATATCCTGTTGACCTTGGTGACCAACGGTCAGCAGCTCCCCCGCTCCAACGAACTGGTGGAGGGGATCGTGCGCTCCCACCCCGAGGTCACCTCCATCGTGCAGAACGTGAACCAGCGGCGCACCAACGCCATCCTGGGACGGGAGTGTCGCACGCTCTTTGGGCCCGGCGTCATGCATGACAAGTTGCTGGGCTGCACCTTCGAGATTGGGCCCACGAGCTTCTATCAGACCAACCCCAGGCAGACAGAGGTCCTCTACGCGCTCGCCGTAGAGGCAGCCGGCCTGCGGGGTGGCGAGCGCGTGCTTGACGCCTACTGCGGCACCGGCACCATCGGCATCTGTGCCGCAGCGGCGACGCGACGCAGGGGCGCCGAGGTGCAGGACGTCCGTGTCATCGGCGTTGAGCAGGTGGGCGACGCGGTGGCCTGTGCCCGTCGCAACGCCACGGCAAACGGCCTGGGAGGGAGCTGCTCCTTCGTGAGGGAAGACGCCACGGCCTTTATGCGCAAGGCCGCCGGGTGTGGGGAGGGGCGCTTTGACGTGGTGTTCATGGACCCGCCGCGTGCGGGGTCGACCCCGGCGTTCATACACGGCGTTGCGGGGTTGGCGCCGCACCGGGTGGTCTACATAAGCTGCAACCCCACGACGCAGGCCCGCGACCTAAAAGAGTTCCAGCAGCTGGGCTACGCCGTCAGCACCGTCGAGCTGGTGGACATGTTCCCTCACACCAAGCACGTGGAGACGATAGCGCTGATGACGAGGAATGGGGGAGAATGGACACGTGGGCAGGGCCCTTGTGGGGAGTGTGAAGAAGAATGA
- a CDS encoding lactate/malate family dehydrogenase — protein MGMVTKIGIIGMGHVGAHVANAILYQGLASEIYCVDSIESKVACEVNDLQDAMPFYPRQARVYNCHENYDELLACDVVVNAAGHVAQSAGNRDGELFCTAEETKKWAPHFQGYEGVVVTVSNPCDVIATMIWKLAGLDPRRVIGSGTALDSARLRHALWAETGCNPNSITSWMMGEHGASQFAAWSHVSFGATPLAELEKSDPERFSLDKDAVEEAARRGGYVTYAGKGCTEYSIANAATELVKAVVQDSKLITPCGTLLEDVYGGSGHFTSIPCVVGKDGVERTFPLALSEVEQASFHASCAHIQENVEKIRCW, from the coding sequence ATGGGCATGGTCACCAAGATCGGCATCATCGGCATGGGCCACGTTGGCGCGCACGTCGCCAACGCCATCCTCTACCAGGGACTCGCGTCCGAGATCTACTGCGTGGACTCCATCGAGAGCAAGGTCGCCTGCGAGGTCAACGACCTTCAGGACGCCATGCCGTTCTACCCGCGCCAGGCGCGCGTCTACAACTGCCACGAGAACTACGACGAGCTCCTCGCCTGCGATGTCGTGGTCAATGCAGCCGGTCACGTGGCCCAGAGCGCTGGCAACCGCGACGGCGAGCTGTTCTGCACAGCTGAGGAGACCAAGAAGTGGGCACCCCATTTCCAAGGCTACGAGGGCGTCGTCGTCACAGTCTCGAACCCCTGCGACGTCATCGCTACCATGATCTGGAAGCTGGCCGGGCTGGACCCGCGTCGCGTCATCGGGTCGGGCACCGCTCTTGATTCCGCGCGCTTGCGCCACGCCCTCTGGGCCGAGACGGGGTGCAACCCCAACTCCATCACCTCCTGGATGATGGGGGAGCATGGCGCCAGCCAGTTCGCCGCCTGGTCTCACGTCTCGTTTGGCGCCACGCCCCTCGCAGAGCTCGAAAAGAGCGACCCCGAGCGCTTCTCCCTTGACAAGGACGCGGTGGAGGAGGCCGCCCGTCGCGGGGGCTATGTGACCTACGCCGGCAAGGGCTGCACCGAATACTCCATTGCCAACGCCGCCACCGAGCTGGTGAAGGCCGTGGTCCAGGACTCCAAGCTCATCACCCCCTGCGGCACGCTCCTGGAGGATGTCTACGGGGGAAGCGGCCACTTCACCTCCATCCCCTGCGTCGTGGGGAAGGACGGTGTCGAGAGGACCTTCCCCCTCGCCCTGAGCGAGGTCGAGCAGGCAAGCTTCCACGCCAGCTGTGCCCACATCCAGGAGAACGTCGAGAAGATACGCTGTTGGTAG